A window of the Bacteroidota bacterium genome harbors these coding sequences:
- a CDS encoding T9SS type A sorting domain-containing protein: protein MINRHVRATIYIELAARWRKLAAVRYAAERIQREILMRLCRLLLLGNVIISHGISQPIIPIANGDTWYYKHTLSDYSYPNDTTVNENLKYVATSDTMINSNLYHNMVITNLGNNSIIGYDYWHSDTLQFYFLGLGTTSFWRPFGYDNRVSSDTVWGGITIGTGAGDGGYIKLITVDLFGVNTAAQEMFSHTRMTQNEWDALYITTQGFGPTMMKHFYFSDASNYAKIDAYEITGAILRGVQYGNVTSVRKGIMEISQYYLSQNYPNPFNPSTQITFSVPITCYVSLKIFDLLGQYVATVTEGEYSPGVYSVYWNGSNHASGVYFYRLQSNTYSETKKFLLQK, encoded by the coding sequence ATGATCAACCGTCACGTCCGCGCAACAATCTACATAGAACTGGCTGCACGTTGGCGCAAGTTAGCCGCGGTGCGTTACGCGGCAGAACGCATACAAAGGGAGATACTTATGAGACTATGCCGTCTATTACTGCTCGGAAACGTGATAATCTCACATGGAATATCGCAACCAATAATTCCTATCGCAAATGGAGATACGTGGTATTATAAACATACCCTTTCTGATTACTCTTATCCCAATGATACCACGGTTAATGAAAATCTAAAATATGTAGCAACGTCAGACACAATGATCAATAGTAACTTATACCACAACATGGTTATTACCAACCTTGGCAATAATTCTATAATAGGGTATGACTATTGGCATTCGGATACTCTTCAGTTTTATTTTCTTGGATTAGGTACGACAAGCTTCTGGCGACCTTTTGGGTATGACAATCGAGTAAGCAGTGATACGGTTTGGGGAGGCATTACGATTGGTACCGGAGCTGGAGATGGAGGTTATATTAAATTGATCACTGTTGATCTATTCGGTGTAAATACAGCAGCTCAGGAAATGTTTTCACACACTCGAATGACTCAGAATGAATGGGATGCTCTATATATAACCACTCAAGGATTTGGGCCTACTATGATGAAGCACTTTTATTTCTCCGATGCATCGAATTATGCTAAAATAGACGCATATGAAATCACGGGAGCGATATTACGTGGCGTTCAGTATGGTAATGTGACATCAGTTCGCAAGGGCATAATGGAAATAAGTCAATATTATCTATCTCAAAATTATCCCAATCCATTCAATCCTTCAACACAAATAACATTTTCTGTGCCAATAACTTGTTACGTCTCTTTAAAAATATTTGATTTATTGGGACAATATGTTGCTACTGTTACCGAAGGAGAGTATTCACCTGGCGTTTATTCTGTTTACTGGAATGGTTCGAATCATGCTAGCGGAGTCTATTTTTACCGATTACAGTCAAACACTTATTCAGAAACAAAGAAGTTCCTGTTGCAAAAATAA